In the Malassezia vespertilionis chromosome 3, complete sequence genome, one interval contains:
- the ALG5 gene encoding dolichyl-phosphate beta-glucosyltransferase (SECRETED:SignalP(1-24); EggNog:ENOG503NTZC; CAZy:GT2_Glycos_transf; COG:M), with the protein MTVSIPVLVGTIVLTVVLVRVYSADPEPYAVLVLVSPKQVHTTKEECTYTDVDHTIPQVLPSIYDAPMTQLSVVVPMYNEEKRLPAMLDDALAYLEELRKNGIPLAGKGATPTSPDAPVEPLTSPLTSYELLLVDDGSRDTTYATALKYAKQCNLPSGASIRITRLFENCGKGAAVRHGVMHASGAFVLFADADGATRFADLTTLAAEMVRILTPAGHAIVAGSRAHLVTSDAVVKRSVVRNFLMRSFHFLLSILLRPPSLGGLWEKLLPSSQRAKEQRTFLPLQPRIQDTQCGFKLFARATARLLFPFAHIDRWIFDVELILLAEMAGRASEHVHIMRAEATRGEDVLLRLPLPVAEVAVQWEEIDGSKISLFSDSILMARDLVVIRTNYTIGRWRKPPSIYAP; encoded by the coding sequence ATGACTGTCTCGATACCCGTGTTGGTAGGAACGATAGTGCTTACTGTCGTCCTGGTACGTGTGTATTCTGCTGACCCTGAGCCATATGCAGTTCTTGTGCTTGTGTCTCCCAAGCAGGTGCATACCACAAAAGAGGAGTGTACATATACAGATGTCGACCATACGATTCCTCAGGTCCTGCCATCGATCTACGATGCGCCGATGACACAGCTCAGTGTGGTAGTCCCCATGTACAACGAGGAGAAGCGCCTCCCTGCGATGCTCGATGATGCATTGGCGTacctcgaggagctgcgtAAAAACGGGATACCCCTCGCCGGTAAAGGCGCGACACCTACAAGCCCTGATGCGCCCGTCGAGCCGCTCACTTCGCCGCTCACAAGCTACGAGCTCCTTTTGGTCGACGACGGCTCGCGGGACACGACGTACGCAACCGCGCTCAAATATGCAAAGCAGTGCAATTTaccgagcggcgcatctaTCCGCATTACGCGGCTCTTTGAGAATTGCGGAAagggcgcggcggtgcgccacgGCGTGATGCATGCAAGCGGTGCATTTGTGCTCTTTGCCGATGCCGACggtgcgacgcgcttcgCTGACCTGACCACCCTTGCCGCGGAAATGGTGCGCATCCTGACACCTGCGGGCCATGCGATTGTCGCTGGCTCGCGCGCACATCTCGTCACGAGCGACGCCGTGgtcaagcgcagcgtggtCCGCAATTTTCTGATGCGCAGCTTCCATTTCCTGCTCAGTATACTACTGCGCCCGCCGAGTCTCGGCGGCCTGTGGGAAAAGCTCTTGCCCTCTTCGCAGCGTGCaaaagagcagcgcacgttcctcccgctgcagccgcgcatccAAGATACGCAGTGCGGCTTTAAACTGTTTGCACGTGCAACGGCCAGGCTTTTATTTCCCTTCGCCCACATTGACCGCTGGATTTTCGATGTGGAGCTCATCCTCCTTGCGGAGATGGCGggccgcgcaagcgaaCATGTGCACATCATGCGCGCGGAAGCGACGCGTGGAGAGGACGTGTTGCTACGACTTCCGCTCCCCGTCGCTGAAGTCGCCGTGCAATGGGAAGAGATTGACGGGAGCAAGATCAGCTTGTTTTCTGACTCGATTCTCATGGCGCGCGATCTTGTCGTGATCCGCACGAACTATACCATAGGCCGCTGGCGCAAGCCGCCGAGCATCTATGCACCGTAG
- a CDS encoding uncharacterized protein (TransMembrane:1 (o895-915i); COG:B; EggNog:ENOG503NTW5): MATLNVRDALSYLDQVKVQFTDHPDVYNRFLDIMKDFKSQTIDTPGVIERVSTLFRGQPSLIQGFNTFLPPGYRIECSVDQNDGNMITVTTPAGTTTQTLGGVGIAGAINRMNGKGSNMAQSPPHGMQLGPVDRVGSPQRHAPPSQPAYSPQEFPENRAPGLSMNGRPLSPSGPPKQRPVAYGMPPGSYEPAPPEGVRPPVEFNHAINYVNKIKQRFSGDPDTYKQFLEILQTYQKEQRPIHEVYAQVTVLFDHAKDLLDEFKQFLPDTGAPGGGTGGGLFGMLGHVTNGMGPPDAQPINYERLPPNVPQPAPIPPPGRKKRSVGGVEDTPYAADVPMHLKNGARSKRTKHAKVDGLSPPAPYMQSVPHGEAPEMYAPMPGIAPGYEPMPPGAPGYMQPPMYDMQSYPPMRVMGGNVMQMPHMASLNEVAFFDRVKKHMDDRATYLDFLKLLNLYTQDVIDVNTLVDRAALFLGGQPELLAAFKSLVGYDMSKHGWTETEDVVLENVPALERDRVDLHDQRSYGPSYRRLPESEVNLACSGRDPLCWEVLNDKWISHPTWVSEGESFNPHKKNVYEDALYRSEEERHEYDYHIEANLRTIALLEPIAARIAVMDAEERASFRLKPGLGGQSKSIYQRIIKKVYGREHGLEVIAALHDNPAVAVPVVLARLKQKDEEWKRAQREWNKVWREVDARNFYEALDHQGVNFKSMDKKAITTKSFVHEIETLRAAQQQTRLELDRGLPAIVPRFQLEYLMADGHILADVLRLSMHFMDRAASGFSAHDRERIESTFQALLPKLFGISQEAFATLLVRKRDEEEEASVEEEEESEFESQRDLELRRARKGGDLRKHALRNNAESHAGQGTAPASTWHVNTEPEALSAASNAKHSEAAPANIFVNTMLYVFVRLLQLLYARLHKLRTVAQEMVQAKSDTWTKVNPLAAELGMIDTASGPAGMVCAIAAAMQARNGQAPHSRLSKEAPAHAQMPPSDRAVLQLDPAYYYAILLELITRLLDGEIDQSSYEECVRFMYGTHGYIAVTFDKVIHALVKGALTISADTKSQELLHIFDATEHALAAIRTEDGEASEARDVRLYRRLIGARMDAENVVGRDEHLFRIEVAPAQGTQEEMRATVPPHKLHIQLLSHDDLTLEDPKDREQRWLQYMASYCLWAPTEGLAAETLAPLLKRNLPASPETADAQGTRYVIRNGLDIRVCMHTYRLFFVQGSEDVFARMRSAEDKEALARNAAARSRRWNAWLDARRAALDAPAEEQVTEEPDANESLPTHTAPDAVPDARAMEQEAQRPPSSDAQSPPPMSAAGVSNAERAERVDNALGTQAHTEPHQT; the protein is encoded by the exons ATG GCAACGCTCAACGTACGAGATGCATTGTCCTACCTGGACCAAGTCAAGGTCCAGTTTACAGACCATCCTGATGTGTACAACCGATTCCTCGATATCATGAAAGAC TTCAAAAGTCAGACGATCGATACGCCTGGCGTGATTGAGCGTGTTTCGACGCTCTTCCGTGGACAGCCGAGCCTCATCCAGGGATTCAACACATTTCTTCCCCCAGGCTACCGTATCGAGTGCAGTGTCGACCAGAACGATGGAAATATGATCACTGTCACCACCCCTGCTGGGACGACGACCCAAACCCTGGgcggcgtcggcatcgCCGGCGCGATCAACCGCATGAATGGCAAAGGTTCCAACATGGCACAGAGCCCCCCGCATGGCATGCAGCTTGGGCCCGTCGATCGTGTCGGCAGCCcccagcggcacgcgccaCCGAGCCAGCCTGCCTATTCGCCGCAAGAGTTTCCAGAGAATCGCGCGCCGGGGCTGAGCATGAATGGGAGGCCGCTGTCGCCTAGTGGTCCACCGAAGCAGCGGCCGGTTGCATACGGCATGCCGCCGGGCAGCTATGAGCCCGCCCCCCCTGAAGGCGTACGCCCACCCGTCGAGTTTAACCACGCCATCAACTATGTGAATAAgatcaagcagcgcttctcCGGCGACCCCGACACGTACAAGCAGTTCCTTGAGATTTTGCAGACTTACCAGAAAGAGCAGCGTCCCATCCACGAGGTGTATGCACAAGTCACTGTCCTGTTTGACCACGCGAAAGATTTGCTCGACGAATTTAAGCAGTTTCTTCCCGATACGGGCGCGCCTGGCGGCGGTACCGGCGGCGGTCTCTTTGGCATGCTTGGCCATGTCACAAACGGAATGGGCCCACCGGACGCCCAACCGATCAACTATGAGCGGCTCCCGCCCAACGTGCCGCAACCAGCGCCGATCCCGCCTCCCGGCAggaaaaagcgcagcgtggGTGGCGTTGAGGATACGCCGTACGCCGCAGATGTGCCGATGCACCTCAagaacggcgcgcgcagcaagcggaCGAAGCATGCCAAGGTCGATGGTCTGTCTCCCCCTGCCCCCTACATGCAATCCGTTCCCCACGGCGAGGCACCAGAGATGTACGCACCCATGCCTGGAATTGCACCTGGCTACGAGCCAATGCCGCCGGGTGCGCCAGGGTACATGCAGCCACCCATGTACGACATGCAATCCTACCCTCCGATGCGTGTCATGGGCGGCAATGTGATGCAAATGCCACACATGGCGTCGCTCAACGAAGTCGCCTTCTTTGACCGCGTCAAGAAGCACATGGACGACCGCGCAACCTACCTCGACTTTCTCAAACTGCTTAACCTCTACACGCAGGACGTGATCGATGTAAACACGCTCGTggaccgcgccgcgctcttcctTGGCGGCCAGCCTGAACTGCTCGCCGCGTTCAAGTCGTTGGTTGGCTACGACATGAGCAAGCACGGCTGGACAGAGACGGAGGATGTGGTGCTGGAGAATGTGCCCGCCCTTGAGCGCGACCGCGTTGACCTGCACGACCAGCGATCGTACGGCCCTTCCTACCGGCGCCTGCCCGAATCCGAGGTCAATTTGGCGTGCTCTGGCCGCGATCCGCTCTGCTGGGAAGTGCTGAACGACAAGTGGATCAGCCATCCTACCTGGGTGAGCGAGGGCGAATCGTTCAATCCCCACAAGAAGAATGTGTACGAAGATGCGCTGTACCGCTCCGAGGAAGAGCGCCACGAGTATGACTACCACATCGAGGCAAACTTGCGCACCATTGCACTCCTGGAACCGATCGCCGCACGGATCGCCGTCATGGACGCCGAAGAGCGCGCCAGTTTCCGACTCAAGCCCGGGCTCGGCGGGCAGAGCAAGAGCATCTACCAGCGCATCATTAAAAAAGTCTACGGGCGCGAACACGGCCTGGAAGTGATTGCTGCTTTGCACGACAACCCAGCCGTGGCTGTCCCTGTTGTCCTTGCGCGCCTAAAACAAAAAGACGAGGAGTGgaagcgtgcacagcgcgagtGGAACAAGGTATGGCGCGaggtcgatgcgcgcaacttctacgaggcgctcgaccACCAAGGCGTCAACTTCAAGAGCATGGACAAAAAGGCCATCACCACCAAATCCTTTGTGCACGAGATCGAGacactgcgcgctgcacagcagcaaACACGACTTGAACTCGACCGTGGTCTGCCGGCCAttgtgccgcgcttccagctcgAGTACCTGATGGCCGATGGCCACATTCTCGCCGATGTACTGCGGCTTTCGATGCACTTTATGgaccgcgccgcgagcggATTCAGTGCGCATGACCGCGAGCGGATCGAGTCGACGTTTCAGGCGCTACTCCCCAAGCTCTTTGGCATCTCGCAGGAAGCGTTTGCCACGCTGCtggtgcgcaagcgcgacgaggaagaagaggcaagcgtggaagaggaggaagagaGCGAGTTTGAATCGCAGCGCGACCTGgaattgcgccgcgcacgcaaagGCGGCGatctgcgcaagcatgcactgcgcaacaATGCAGAGTCGCACGCCGGCCAAGGCACTGCGCCCGCCTCGACATGGCACGTCAATACAGAGCCCGAGGCGCTGAGCGCTGCGAGCAATGCCAAGCACAGCGAGGCAGCGCCCGCCAACATATTTGTCAACACGATGCTCTACGTGTTTgtgcgcctcttgcagctgctctacgcgcgcctgcacaagctgcgcacggtTGCTCAGGAGATGGTACAAGCCAAGTCGGACACGTGGACCAAAGTCAATCCGCTCGCGGCCGAGCTCGGAATGATTGACACGGCGAGTGGGCCTGCTGGCATGGTGTGTGCGATTGCAGCGgcaatgcaagcgcgcaatgggcaagcgccgcactcgcGCCTCTCGAAAGAAGCGcccgcgcacgcacaaatGCCCCCCAGCGaccgcgcggtgctgcaacTGGACCCAGCGTACTACTATGCCATTTTGCTCGAGCTCATCACGCGCCTTTTGGATGGCGAGATTGACCAGAGCTCCTACGAAGAGTGTGTGCGATTCATGTACGGGACGCATGGGTACATTGCCGTTACATTCGACAAGGTGATCCATGCACTGGTCAAAGGCGCCTTGACCATCAGTGCCGATACCAAGAGCCAGGAATTGCTCCATATTTTCGACGCGACGGAGCATGCACTCGCCGCAATCCGCACCGAGGACGGCGAGgcgagcgaagcgcgcgacgtgcggCTATATAGGCGGCTCATTGGCGCGCGTATGGACGCAGAGAATGTGGTcgggcgcgacgagcaccTCTTCCGCATCGAAGTCGCCCCTGCACAAGGCACGCAGGaagaaatgcgcgcgacagTGCCACCACACAAGCTGCACATCCAGCTGCTCTCCCACGACGACCTCACCTTGGAAGATCCCAAGGACCGGGAGCAGCGCTGGCTGCAGTACATGGCTAGCTACTGTCTCTGGGCACCTACCGAAGGACTCGCGGCCGAGACGCTAGCACCGCTGCTCAAGCGCAACCTGCCTGCAAGCCCAGAAACGGCAGATGCACAAGGCACGCGCTATGTAATACGCAATGGGCTCGACATCCGCGTTTGCATGCACACCTACCGCCTCTTTTTCGTGCAGGGCTCGGAAGATGTGTTTGCACGGATGCGCTCTGCGGAGGATAAGGAAGCGCTGGCTAGgaacgcagcggcgcgttcCCGTCGCTGGAATGCGTGGCTCGACGCAAGGCGTGCTGCTTTGGACGCGCCTGCGGAGGAGCAAGTTACTGAGGAGCCCGACGCAAACGAATCGCTCCCGACGCACACTGCTCCAGATGCAGTGCCCGATGCGCGTGCAATGGAGCAAGAGGCGCAACGCCCTCCAtccagcgatgcgcaatCTCCCCCGCCCATGTCCGCTGCAGGCGTATCGAatgccgagcgcgcggagcGTGTGGACAATGCGCTAGGCACACAGGCACACACTGAGCCACATCAAACGTGA
- the TIF11 gene encoding Translation initiation factor 1A (COG:J; BUSCO:EOG092652Y6; EggNog:ENOG503P2UG) gives MPKAKGKGGKNRRRGKNDDFDKRELVFKDESQEYAQVVRMLGNGRLEALGFDGEKRLAHIRGKLRKKVWINNGDIILLSLREFEDGKADVIQKYTPDEARALKQYGELPDTTKISEETFGEEEGGDVEFQEASDESDEDLDDL, from the coding sequence atgccgaAGGCCAAAGGCAAGGGCGGCAAGAACCGCAGGCGCGGAAAGAACGACGATTTTGATAAGCGCGAGCTCGTGTTCAAAGACGAGAGCCAGGAGTATGCCCAGGTagtgcgcatgctcggcaatgGGCGactcgaggcgctcggtTTTGACGGCGAGAAGAGGCTCGCACATATCCgtggcaagctgcgcaaaaaggTGTGGATCAACAATGGCGACATCATTCTCCTATCTCTGCGCGAGTTTGAGGACGGCAAGGCGGATGTGATCCAGAAATACACGCCGGAtgaggcgcgtgcattgaaGCAGTACGGCGAACTCCCCGATACGACCAAGATCAGCGAAGAGACGTTTGGCGAAGAGGAGGGCGGCGACGTCGAGTTCCAAGAGGCGAGCGACGAGTCAGACGAAGATTTGGACGACCTCTAA
- the hrf1 gene encoding Protein transport protein yif1 (COG:S; EggNog:ENOG503NX76; BUSCO:EOG09264P74; TransMembrane:5 (o305-325i337-361o367-389i396-421o441-462i)) produces MYQQGPKPGRAMRNPRSPPPLQHPVPTHPQRTGTESPLGTQFPRDESNPYGPPQPVQPVQSRQPVRGTPVVNKIEHGYQRISSPGPPMPDAYNAAPQQRSNSSLSNPYGMSRTSSVASTAPNPGVYQPATAWYDGTSTPNAYPNVPYPMPPPTDSYAGEDTWNYDGTQNTQSSAIPSFSAGGMMNDATAQMGMQFGRHVAQVGGEYMQKNLNALLPMPVLKHYFNVSNSYVLHKLRIILFPWRHKPWSRKLQYGGGYGGSGIMSPSSTPQPYGAPDRLQPDPRRNSMQEPVSFCPPREDVNSPDMYIPCMAFVTYTILSCIIYGLRGRFHPEVLGFTASRALAIIVIEFIIVKLGCYLLNIQGDHTVVDLLAFAGYKFVGTLLVLAVGMLQMGRTLYWLTFLYVFAANAFFLLRSLRYVILPDPSSPSNSTITPLQRSTRIQFLFAIAVSQIIFGWLLVIGVY; encoded by the exons ATGTACCAACAGGGGCCGAAGCCGGGGCGTGCCATGCGCAACCCACGctcaccgccgccgctgcagcatccCGTACCGACACACCCACAGCGTACGGGCACAGAGTCGCCGCTGGGGACGCAGTTCCCGCGCGACGAATCGAACCCGTACGGCCCACCGCAGCCTGTGCAGCCTGTGCAGTCGCGTCAGCCTGTGCGAGGCACGCCTGTGGTAAACAAGATCGAACATGGGTACCAGCGGATCAGCTCACCCGGCCCCCCAATGCCTGATGCATacaatgctgcgccgcagcagcgctccaATTCGTCGCTGAGCAACCCATATGGTATGAGCCGCACCAGCTCTGTcgcgagcaccgcgccgaaTCCAGGCGTGTACCAGCCTGCGACGGCATGGTACGACGGCACGAGTACGCCCAATGCGTACCCAAATGTGCCGTACCCGATGCCTCCACCGACGGACTCGTATGCTGGCGAGGATACGTGGAACTACGACGGCACACAAAACACACAATCTTCTGCGATCCCGAGCTTTAGCGCCGGTGGAATGATGAATGACGCTACCGCACAGATGGGAATGCAGTTTGGGCGGCACGTTGCGCAAGTGGGTGGGGAGTACATGCAGAAAAATTTGAACGCACTGCTTCCGATGCCCGTGTTGAAACACTACTTTAACGTGTCAAACTCCTACGTCCTCCACAAGCTGCGGATCATCTTGTTTCCCTGGCGGCACAAACCATGgtcgcgcaagctgcagtATGGAGGTGGGTATGGTGGTTCGGGGATCATGTCGCCGAGCTCTACACCCCAGccgtacggcgcgccggacaGGCTGCAGCCCGATCCGCGCCGTAATTCGATGCAGGAACCGGTTTCGTTCTGTCCGCCGCGCGAGGACGTAAACAGTCCGGATATGTATATACCCT GCATGGCGTTTGTCACTTACACAATTTTGTCGTGTATCATTTATGGTTTACGTGGCCGATTCCATCCAGAAGTACTTGGGTTCACCGCGTCTCGTGCATTGGCCATTATCGTGATTGAGTTTATCATCGTCAAGTTGGGCTGCTATCTGCTCAATATTCAGGGGGACCATACGGTTGTTGATTTACTTGCATTTGCGGGATACAAGTTTGTCGGTACGCTGCTTGTACTCGCCGTAGGCATGCTGCAAATGGGACGTACTTTGTACTGGCTCACATTCCTGTACGTGTTTGCCGCAAATGCATTTTTCCTCTTGCGGTCGTTGCGCTATGTTATCCTTCCTGATCCATCTTCGCCTTCGAACTCGACCATCACGcccttgcagcgctccaCGCGCATTCAGTTCCTGTTTGCGATTGCTGTGTCTCAAATTATATTTGGTTGGCTGCTTGTCATTGGTGTGTACTGA
- a CDS encoding DNA-directed RNA polymerase (COG:K; EggNog:ENOG503NV92), which produces MRNGSSSSDESTGPGTPPSSTYVKDVKKNPSLNTQDSPYSFHTLAMQHRFMHPTTKGLDIPALREITRPHVESFNALWAENPSLEAASSIGMEVAGLLERSLMTLPSRVVFDGHGDGDLGNRLEMRIDSVSLSRPIVPDRAKDATDRRVFPDECRNRLVSYRGRLTARVTWSVNNGPEQSDIRDMGLVPVMVGSNRCNLRGMASSELVARHEEPNEMGGYFIINGNERLMRFLIMNKANHVMALERPSFTRRGPSYTSKAVSIRCVGKHDLSSVTNSVHYLENGGVTLRFSWRKQEYMIPIAMVLKALISATDKEIFSSIAGADIDNTFLTDRIELLLRGFKRYSLWTGEQCLEYLGDKFRVVMRAPEDWSNAQVGEDLINRVVLPHLELPRDKYRLLVFMLRKLYAFVAGECTADNPDSPQHQEVLMPGFLYGAIIRERLDEYLVGVRGAIVRDVRMRAKECDFFDARYLQRTMAKVNGDVGARLASFLATGNLSSPSGLDLQQVGGFTIVAEKLNFYRYLAHFRSVHRGAFFAELKTTTVRKLLPEAWGFLCPVHTPDGSPCGLLNHFSHTCRITTCDADVSRIPALLTSLGMTEVMAPNMSARTHVVVQLDGAIIGYASPSLAKQMATVLRIWKTEESHGVPLNLEIGFVPTSHGGQYPGLYLFGARSRMMRPVRFLYNMREDSVGPFEQVYLDIACREEEIAKGISSHVEVTPTNVLSVIANLTPFSDFNQSPRNMYQCQMGKQTMGTPSGAVARRTDNKLYRLQCGQTPIVRPAMHATYGMDDFPNGTNAIVAVISYTGYDMEDAMILNKSAHERGFGYGTVYKSEVINLRDMSGARSGPLQVHFGFGDDIRADDSRREQLDVDGLPFVGAQMSKGSPLYACYNDGTGRTTLKRYKGDEAGYVDTVRIIGGDAGDSECQKVQITFRIPRAPVIGDKFSSRHGQKGVCSQKWPSVDMPFSESGMQPDVIINPHAFPSRMTIGMLIESMAGKAGAMHGIAQDATPWSFNEQDTPVAYFGEQLKVAGYNYMGNEPMYSGITGQELRADIYLGLVYYQRLRHMVNDKFQVRTTGPVHALTRQPVKGRKRAGGIRFGEMERDALLAHGTSFLMQDRLLNCSDYSTAYLCRTCGSLISLSYDDHAGIAVPGLGAVQTIEGVQNTRTPLGPRGEYCRVCRNATQAEEAPQPAQRMRLPKKHLLRRVGDMDVVAVPYVLRYLVAELAAMGLRMRFSVGP; this is translated from the coding sequence aTGCGGAATGGATCGTCCTCGTCGGACGAATCAACGGGCccaggcacgccgccgagctcTACGTATGTAAAAGATGTTAAGAAAAATCCAAGTTTGAATACCCAGGATTCGCCATACTCCTTCCACACGCTAGCGATGCAGCATCGGTTCATGCATCCGACGACCAAAGGTCTCGACATTCCTGCGCTTCGCGAAATCACACGCCCACACGTCGAGAGCTTCAATGCACTGTGGGCAGAAAATCCGTCTCTTGAAGCCGCATCGAGCATCGGCATGGAGGTTGCGGGTCTTCTTGAGCGCAGCCTCATGACCCTCCCGTCGCGTGTGGTTTTTGACGGGcatggcgacggcgatCTCGGCAACCGCCTTGAAATGCGCATTGACTCTGTATCATTAAGCCGCCCCATTGTACCTGACCGCGCCAAAGATGCGACAGACCGCCGTGTCTTTCCTGACGAGTGCAGGAATCGCCTGGTGTCCTACCGCGGTCGTCTAACCGCGCGTGTTACGTGGAGTGTGAACAATGGCCCCGAGCAGAGCGACATACGGGACATGGGCCTTGTCCCTGTCATGGTCGGCTCAAATCGGTGCAATCTGCGTGGCATGGCGTCGAGCGAGCTGGTCGCGCGCCACGAGGAGCCAAACGAGATGGGCGGATACTTTATCATTAACGGAAACGAGCGCCTGATGCGTTTCCTGATTATGAACAAGGCGAACCATGTAATGGCTCTGGAGCGCCCCAGTTtcacgcgccgcggccccTCGTACACTAGCAAGGCTGTGTCGATCCGGTGTGTGGGCAAGCACGACTTGTCGAGTGTGACCAACTCGGTGCACTATTTGGAAAACGGCGGTGTGACGCTACGATTCTCGTGGCGCAAGCAAGAATACATGATTCCCATTGCTATGGTGCTCAAGGCGCTGATCAGCGCCACAGACAAGGAGATATTTTCCTCCATCGCAGGCGCCGACATCGATAATACCTTTTTGACGGACCGCATCGAGCTTCTCCTGCGTGGCTTTAAGCGCTACAGTTTGTGGACGGGCGAGCAGTGCCTCGAGTACCTGGGCGACAAGTTCCGCGTGGTGATGCGTGCGCCGGAAGACTGGTCGAACGCGCAGGTCGGCGAGGATTTGATCAaccgcgtcgtgcttcCCCACCTCGAGCTCCCGCGTGACAAATACCGGCTTTTGGTCTTtatgctgcgcaagctctaCGCATTCGTTGCGGGCGAATGCACGGCGGACAATCCCGActcgccgcagcaccaGGAAGTGCTTATGCCTGGCTTCTTGTACGGCGCCATCATtcgcgagcgcctcgatgaGTACCTGGTCGGTGTGCGAGGTGccattgtgcgcgatgtgcgcatgCGTGCGAAAGAGTGCGACTTTTTTGATGCGCGCtacctgcagcgcaccatggCCAAAGTGAACGGCGatgtcggcgcgcgcctcgcgtCCTTTTTGGCGACGGGCAACCTTTCTTCGCCGAGCGGCCTTGATCTCCAGCAAGTGGGTGGCTTCACCATTGTGGCCGAGAAACTGAATTTCTATCGCTACCTTGCACACTTCCGCAGCGTCCACCGTGGCGCCTTCTTCGCCGAGCTTAAGACTACCACGGTCCGCAAACTGCTGCCCGAAGCCTGGGGTTTCTTGTGTCCAGTCCATACGCCCGACGGCAGCCCTTGCGGGCTCTTGAACCACTTTTCCCATACGTGCCGCATCACCACGTGCGATGCTGACGTCTCGCGAATCCCTGCACTCCTCACATCGCTGGGCATGACCGAAGTGATGGCGCCGAACATGagtgcgcgcacgcacgtTGTTGTCCAGCTCGACGGTGCGATTATCGGGTATGCAAGCCCCTCGTTGGCAAAGCAGATGGCCACGGTGCTCCGTATTTGGAAGACGGAGGAGAGCCATGGCGTTCCGCTGAACCTGGAGATTGGATTCGTGCCTACCAGCCACGGCGGGCAGTATCCTGGCCTGTACctctttggcgcgcgctcgcgaaTGATGCGCCCCGTCCGTTTTCTGTACAATATGCGCGAGGACAGTGTAGGACCGTTCGAGCAAGTCTACCTGGACATTGCCTGCCGCGAAGAAGAGATTGCAAAAGGCATCTCGTCGCACGTCGAAGTCACGCCGACGAATGTGCTGAGCGTCATTGCAAACTTGACGCCTTTCTCCGACTTTAACCAGAGCCCGCGTAACATGTACCAGTGCCAGATGGGCAAGCAGACAATGGGCacgcccagcggcgccgtcgcgcggcgtacCGACAACAAGCTGTACCGTCTCCAGTGCGGCCAAACGCCGATTGTGCGCCCAGCAATGCATGCAACGTACGGCATGGACGACTTTCCCAACGGCACGAACGCGATTGTCGCCGTGATTAGCTACACAGGCTATGATATGGAAGACGCCATGATCCTCAACAAGTCTGCACACGAGCGCGGATTTGGCTACGGCACTGTGTACAAGTCCGAGGTGATCAATTTGCGCGAcatgagcggcgcacggaGCGGCCCGCTGCAGGTGCACTTTGGGTTCGGCGACGATATCCGCGCCGACGactcgcggcgcgagcagcttgatGTGGACGGACTGCCGTTTgtcggcgcgcaaatgTCCAAAGGCAGTCCACTCTACGCGTGCTACAACGATGGAACAGGGCGCACTACACTGAAACGCTACAAAGGCGACGAGGCAGGCTACGTCGACACCGTCCGCATTATTGGCGGCGATGCCGGCGACAGTGAGTGCCAAAAGGTGCAAATCACATTCCGTATTCCGCGTGCGCCAGTCATTGGCGACAAATTTTCTTCGCGCCACGGCCAAAAAGGTGTGTGCTCGCAGAAATGGCCGTCGGTCGATATGCCGTTCAGCGAGAGTGGCATGCAGCCCGACGTAATCATCAACCCGCACGCGTTCCCTTCGCGCATGACGATTGGCATGCTGATCGAGAGCATGGCAGGCAAGGCAGGTGCCATGCATGGGATTGCGCAGGATGCGACGCCGTGGAGCTTTAACGAGCAGGATACGCCCGTTGCAtactttggcgagcagctcaaagTTGCGGGCTACAACTACATGGGCAACGAGCCGATGTACTCGGGCATCACAGGACaagagctgcgcgccgacatATACCTTGGGCTCGTGTACTACCAGCGTCTGCGCCACATGGTGAACGACAAGTTCCAAGTACGCACGACTGGGCCTGTGCATGCCTTGACGCGGCAGCCCGTCAAAGgcaggaagcgcgccggcggcaTCCGTTTTGGcgagatggagcgcgatgcattgcTTGCGCACGGTACATCCTTCCTTATGCAGGACCGTTTGCTCAACTGCTCCGACTACTCCACCGCCTACCTCTGCCGCACGTGCGGCAGCTTGATTTCCCTGAGCTACGATGACCATGCAGGCATCGCTGTGCCTGGcctcggcgctgtgcagacGATTGAAGGTGTGCAAAacacgcgcacgccgctcgggccgcgcggcgagtaCTGCCGCGTATGCCGCAATGCAACGCAGGCAGAggaagcgccgcaacctgcgcagcgaatgCGTCTGCCCAAGAAgcatttgctgcgccgtgtgGGCGATATGGATGTAGTTGCTGTGCCGTACGTGCTGCGGTACCTTGTCGCGGAGCTTGCTGCAATGGGTctgcgcatgcgcttctCAGTGGGTCCGTAG